The sequence below is a genomic window from Paroedura picta isolate Pp20150507F chromosome 12, Ppicta_v3.0, whole genome shotgun sequence.
GGCTCACGTAGAAAATGCACTCTAAAAGAGATGCAGTCCCTTATAGGTCATCTAAATTTTGCGTGCAAAGTGGTGTCTCCAGGAAGGGCATTTTGCGCCAGGTTAGCAAGTTCTACATCAGGGGTGCAGAGACCTGGATATTGCATTAGGGTCACAACACAGATAAAGCAGGATTTGGCTGTTTGGCAACAGTTTTTAGAGAAATTCAATGGCGTGGCCATATGGCAAACACCATTGGACTTACAGGATGCGTTACAAGTTCATTCGGACGCAGCAGGCAATATGGGTTTCGGAGTTTACTACAACAATCATTGGTGTGCACAAAAGTGGCCAGCTGGATGGAAAGCGGAAGTGCTCCGGGATTTGACTTTCCTGGAGTTTTTCCCAATAGTAGTTGCAATGTCTCTATGGCATAGGGCGTTCACCAACAAACGGGTGCGTTTTTGGTGTGACAACTTAGCAGTCGTATCCAGAGTGAACAAACAGACAGCGAAATCAGTAAGAGTCATGAAACTGGTTAGGCACTTAGTATTGTTATGCCTTGACCATAATATTTCTTTCTCTGCCACGCACATTGCGGGATTGCAGAATGAAGCAGCGGATGCACTTTCTCGTTCCCTGGGCGCAAAATTTCGAGTTTTGGTACCAGAAGCCAACCCGAAGCCTGATGTCTTCGCAGAAATGGAGCCTTGGCGTCGAGTAATCCTACAAGGAATCACAGGGTCCTTGGCCCCCTCTACCCAGAAAGCTTATGAGGCGGCAGTTCGGGGTTACAATCAGTTTATTACAAGGCTCGGTCGGAGAAACTGCTGGCCCATTCGGGAGGACTTATTATTGTGTTATTTAGCCCATCTCTGGCAGGCTGGCAGGTCACCAACTTCGATGAGGGTGACATTAGCAGGACTTTCATTGTATAGCAAAGTGCTGGGCATGTGGGACCCTGGGTCATCATTTTTGGCTAAGAGAGCTATAAAGGGATGGAAAAGGGTGAAGCCAAATTTGGCAGACACTCGGCGCCCAGTTACCAGGGACATACTAAAAGGACTACTGGCCAAATTGCCGGAAATCTGCTATACGAAATTTGAAGTGGCATTGGCTAGTGCCGCCTTTTGCTTAGCATATTACGGGGCATTTAGGTGCAGTGAGCTGTTAGCACCTTCACGATCAAGCATGGGGCACGCAGCTTTGGGAATAGAGGACATTACTAGCGGTCGTGAGGGGCTGTGGGTACGGCTTCATCAGTCTAAGATTGATCAAGGTGGAAAAGGGGCAACTATTTTCTTGCCACATTTAAAGACTTCTTCCCTTTGCCTGGTTCAATGGGTGGATAGATACTTATTGCAACGGCCTCCTGTTCCTGGCCCTTTACTAATCCATGAAAATGGTTTGTGTTTCTCACGTTTCCAATTTGGGGCACTGATGCGTAGGTGCCTTGCCAATTTGGGGCTGTGTCCTGAGCACTTTGGTTCACATTCATTCCGGATAGGGGTGGCCACACAAAAGTCCTCTCCCTGTCTGAGAAGTAGACTGGAATTGAGGACCTTGTGGCCACTAGGGGGCTGCTTTCCTGTTGAAAAACACATGGCTTAAAAAGTGAGAGAACGCTGTGCATGATTGCTCAAGGACTGCCGTTTAAGCTGTAAGTGTTGTGTTGTGCTTTTTCCCTGCCAGAGGTCCTGGTTTGGGTCAAAACCATCTTCCAGGGGCAGCATCCGACCCTCCATCTCAAATCCCAGGACCCCATGGTTGTGAATGGCTCCAAAGAATGGACTGCCTACTGGCCTTTTAGTTGTTCTTTCTTTCTAGAAAAAAGATACTGCACCTGTCTATTAAGGTGTGTCTTAATTATGCTCACCATAGTATTTTGTATAAGgactttaaaaaactgtttacaaaactgtATTGTAAAAGGGAGTATCCTTTGCTACAACTGCGActcccttggggggagggcagggggcttGGAAGGGGCTGGCTCTCGACATCTTGAGGAACTGAAGTACTGCCTTCATGGAGGAAGTGCTTGTCTGCGTGGGATGCATCTTTACTCCTGTCATCACAGAATGCACATCTCTTCAGTCAGCATGGTGCTGGGATCATTCCTGACAGTATAAAACGTTCCAGGCCTGATGGGATCTTCTGCCTTGTCAGACTGCGAGCACGGCTGCTGGAAAGAGCAGATTTGAGCTTCCAGCAGGATCACCCAACTTCTTCAAGAGTTGGCTGCCTTTATATTTCTTAAAGAAAAATAGTTCTAAATGGTCTTTTATGTCATAGCTATTCagttgccttttatttatttattctttttaataaaggctcaggttggtttataagaaacaacaaaatagtacaggtagcatcattcaagtaacagtaaggtggtaacaacaacgataacaacatttacataataacaataacaacagtaacattaaaggaaggtgaaactgcaactaCAAGAGCCTTAggtcaactcgtactgagacccagggattGGGTGGATTTGTTTAGTCATgttaggaggggagggcttgggggccaattggaagcgatggacaggtcgaccgcaaccaaatgcccggtggaggagttcccttttgcaggcctgtggaaatgttttagttctgtcagggccctgatctcctctgggagctcattccaccaggtgggggccaagaatggaaaaggctctggccctggccgaggtcaagtggg
It includes:
- the LOC143821444 gene encoding uncharacterized protein LOC143821444 isoform X1, which codes for MNEAADALSRSLGAKFRVLVPEANPKPDVFAEMEPWRRVILQGITGSLAPSTQKAYEAAVRGYNQFITRLGRRNCWPIREDLLLCYLAHLWQAGRSPTSMRVTLAGLSLYSKVLGMWDPGSSFLAKRAIKGWKRVKPNLADTRRPVTRDILKGLLAKLPEICYTKFEVALASAAFCLAYYGAFRCSELLAPSRSSMGHAALGIEDITSGREGLWVRLHQSKIDQGGKGATIFLPHLKTSSLCLVQWVDRYLLQRPPVPGPLLIHENGLCFSRFQFGALMRRCLANLGLCPEHFGSHSFRIGVATQKSSPCLRSRLELRTLWPLGGCFPVEKHMA